The following coding sequences are from one Prochlorococcus sp. MIT 1314 window:
- a CDS encoding sirohydrochlorin chelatase, which translates to MDNLDSKLNNQVAILICGHGSRNKLAITEFQALTKLIQKRYPNILVEYGFLEFAKPSLVDALDKLKDHSIKKVIAIPAMLFAAGHVKNDIPSLLMNYSIKTGIEIIYGRELGINNLMISAACERVKDVFKKNNTLKPEQSLLVVVGRGSSDPDANSNVSKITRMIVEGIGLGWGETVFSGVTFPLVEPGLKNVVRLGYKNIIIFPYFLFSGVLVTRIKRQSDLVAIDNPHISFIHAKYLSSQSYVVDTFVERIQEILNNEGKNFMNCSTCKYRSNLFGFEKEVGMVQESHHDHVEGLGVSCDLCDPECNGACEIQNQIPTHNQEKSNLPEGGYLEHENVDAYQHDHHHHHSIYPNSKHPLGPVTLRLPNEDQILRKSIEND; encoded by the coding sequence TTGGATAATTTAGATTCGAAGTTAAATAATCAAGTCGCGATTCTTATCTGTGGACACGGAAGTAGAAATAAACTAGCCATTACTGAATTTCAAGCATTAACTAAACTTATCCAAAAAAGATATCCGAACATTTTAGTTGAATATGGTTTCTTGGAATTTGCAAAACCTTCACTTGTTGATGCTCTAGACAAGTTAAAAGATCATTCTATAAAAAAAGTAATTGCAATACCCGCAATGCTTTTCGCCGCTGGCCATGTGAAAAATGATATACCTAGCTTGCTTATGAATTATTCAATTAAAACAGGCATTGAAATAATTTATGGAAGAGAATTAGGTATTAATAATTTAATGATTAGTGCAGCTTGTGAAAGAGTAAAAGATGTATTTAAAAAAAATAATACTCTCAAACCTGAACAATCATTATTAGTTGTTGTTGGTAGAGGCTCTTCTGACCCAGATGCGAATTCCAATGTTTCGAAAATTACGAGAATGATCGTAGAGGGTATTGGTTTAGGGTGGGGTGAAACAGTTTTTTCTGGAGTAACTTTCCCTCTTGTTGAACCTGGCTTGAAAAATGTTGTAAGACTTGGTTATAAAAATATAATTATTTTCCCTTATTTCCTTTTCTCAGGTGTGCTTGTCACAAGAATAAAAAGACAAAGTGATTTAGTTGCAATTGATAATCCACATATTTCATTTATACATGCAAAATATCTTTCATCACAGTCTTATGTGGTCGATACTTTTGTAGAAAGGATTCAAGAGATTCTTAATAACGAGGGTAAGAATTTTATGAATTGCTCCACTTGTAAATATAGATCAAATTTATTTGGCTTTGAAAAAGAAGTTGGAATGGTACAAGAAAGTCATCATGATCACGTAGAAGGTTTGGGTGTCAGCTGTGATTTATGTGATCCTGAATGTAATGGTGCTTGTGAAATACAAAATCAAATCCCAACTCATAACCAAGAGAAATCAAATTTACCAGAAGGTGGATACTTGGAACATGAAAATGTGGATGCATATCAACATGACCACCACCACCACCATAGTATTTATCCAAATTCAAAACACCCTTTAGGACCTGTCACGCTTCGCTTGCCTAATGAAGATCAAATCTTAAGAAAATCCATTGAAAACGACTGA
- a CDS encoding O-acetylhomoserine aminocarboxypropyltransferase/cysteine synthase, with the protein MSNQKFETLQLHAGQVPDPTTNSRAVPIYQTSSYVFDNAEHGANLFGLKEFGNIYTRLMNPTTDVFEKRMAALEGGMAALATSSGQAAQFLAIVNCMTAGDNFVSTSFLYGGTYNQFKVQFPRLGIEVKFADGDSIDSFRNKIDDKTKAIYVESMGNPRFNIPDFEGLSALAKENGIPLIVDNTLGAGGALIRPIDFGADVVVESATKWIGGHGTSIGGVIVDAGTFDWGNGKFPLMSEPSAAYHGLVHWDAFGFGSEICKSLGVPDNRNIAFALRARLECLRDWGSAQSPFNSFLLLQGLETLSLRIERQTSNALELAKWLDSNSNVSSVNYPGLESDPYYSSAKKYTTGRGMGCMLMFSLNGGYENAVKFIDSLKLASHLANVGDSKTLVIHPASTTHQQLSEEEQLSAGVTPTMVRVSVGIEHIDDIKADFEQALSQIT; encoded by the coding sequence TTGAGCAACCAAAAGTTCGAGACTCTTCAGTTACATGCAGGCCAAGTTCCTGATCCAACTACAAATTCTAGAGCAGTACCTATTTATCAAACTAGCTCTTATGTTTTTGATAACGCAGAGCATGGAGCGAATCTTTTTGGATTAAAAGAATTTGGAAATATTTATACTCGACTTATGAACCCCACAACAGATGTCTTCGAAAAAAGGATGGCAGCTTTAGAGGGAGGTATGGCGGCACTTGCAACATCCTCAGGTCAAGCTGCGCAATTCTTAGCAATCGTGAACTGCATGACAGCGGGAGATAATTTTGTCTCTACATCTTTTCTTTATGGTGGGACCTACAATCAATTTAAAGTACAATTTCCAAGATTAGGAATAGAAGTTAAATTTGCTGATGGCGATAGTATCGATAGTTTTAGAAATAAAATTGACGATAAAACCAAAGCAATATATGTCGAATCAATGGGAAATCCTAGGTTCAATATTCCAGATTTTGAGGGGCTTTCTGCTTTGGCTAAGGAAAATGGAATTCCTTTAATAGTGGATAATACCCTTGGTGCTGGGGGTGCTTTAATAAGACCAATTGATTTTGGAGCCGATGTAGTTGTGGAAAGTGCAACGAAATGGATCGGAGGACATGGAACAAGTATCGGCGGGGTTATAGTTGATGCCGGAACCTTTGATTGGGGAAATGGTAAATTCCCACTAATGAGTGAGCCAAGTGCTGCTTATCATGGTCTCGTTCATTGGGACGCTTTTGGTTTCGGTAGTGAAATTTGCAAATCTTTGGGAGTTCCTGATAACAGAAATATAGCTTTTGCATTAAGAGCAAGACTTGAATGCCTAAGAGACTGGGGATCAGCTCAAAGTCCTTTTAATTCTTTCTTGTTATTGCAGGGTTTGGAAACTCTAAGTTTAAGGATAGAAAGACAAACTTCTAATGCTCTTGAATTAGCAAAATGGTTAGATTCTAATTCTAATGTAAGTAGTGTTAATTATCCTGGCCTAGAATCTGATCCATATTATTCAAGTGCCAAAAAATATACTACTGGAAGGGGAATGGGTTGCATGCTTATGTTCTCTCTTAATGGAGGTTATGAAAATGCAGTAAAATTTATTGATTCCTTAAAATTAGCGAGTCACCTTGCTAATGTTGGTGATTCAAAAACTTTAGTAATTCATCCCGCCTCAACAACTCATCAGCAATTATCTGAAGAAGAACAATTATCTGCAGGAGTTACTCCAACTATGGTAAGAGTTTCTGTAGGAATTGAGCATATTGATGATATAAAAGCAGATTTCGAACAAGCACTTTCACAAATCACGTAG
- a CDS encoding SulP family inorganic anion transporter has translation MSNFSRYLSKNWLDDPKSNILSGLVVAFAMIPEAIAFSGIAGVDPKVGLFGAFCLSITIAIVGGRRGMITSATGSTALLMTGLVAYGESKAPGLGVPYLIAAGILTGVFQILWGYLRLAYQMRFVPTGVLSGFVNALALLIFQAQLPQLGIGIKESKGLVEQTLSQYPVNSQIPVVWILVILGLVIIYGLPKITKVIPSQLIAIVIITLISIFFNLDVPTVSDLGKLPDGLPSISLPFGSIENGKVPFSLETLGIILPTSLAISLVGLMETFLTQDILDDVTDTSSNKNKEARGQGIANIMASLFGGMAGCALVGQSVMNTENGGKSRLSTLSSGISLLIMIILLKSWIGAIPMAALVAIMITIAISTADINGLKNIRKIPKSDTLVMLMTFAVTMLTKPHNLALGVIAGVALAAILFSRKVAKVITVLRSKENNLTTYKVKGQLFFVSKIYFLQGFDIHEHPEKIVIDMSLAHIWDQSGVVALEQIIRKFQNGGSKVEIIGLNKESLNLFERLGGMESAH, from the coding sequence ATGTCAAATTTCTCAAGATATTTATCTAAAAATTGGTTAGATGATCCAAAGTCAAATATTCTCTCTGGCTTAGTTGTTGCTTTTGCCATGATCCCAGAAGCAATTGCTTTTTCAGGTATAGCTGGTGTAGATCCTAAAGTTGGCCTTTTTGGTGCATTTTGCTTATCTATAACAATTGCGATTGTTGGAGGAAGAAGGGGAATGATCACTTCAGCCACAGGTTCAACAGCTCTTTTGATGACTGGACTTGTTGCTTATGGAGAATCAAAAGCTCCAGGATTAGGAGTCCCATATCTTATTGCAGCTGGAATATTAACTGGAGTTTTCCAGATTCTTTGGGGATATTTAAGACTTGCTTACCAAATGCGATTCGTCCCAACAGGAGTATTAAGTGGATTTGTAAATGCACTGGCACTTTTAATATTTCAAGCACAACTACCTCAATTAGGGATAGGTATTAAAGAATCAAAAGGATTAGTTGAACAAACTTTAAGTCAATACCCAGTCAACTCTCAGATCCCAGTGGTTTGGATCCTTGTAATCCTAGGATTAGTAATTATATATGGGCTTCCAAAAATCACGAAAGTAATACCATCTCAACTTATCGCAATAGTAATAATTACTCTTATAAGCATATTCTTTAATCTAGACGTACCAACAGTTAGCGATTTAGGTAAATTACCTGATGGATTACCAAGTATTTCTTTGCCTTTTGGATCAATAGAAAATGGAAAAGTACCTTTTAGTCTCGAAACATTAGGGATAATTTTACCGACCTCACTTGCAATATCACTTGTGGGTTTAATGGAAACTTTTTTAACTCAAGATATTTTAGACGATGTAACTGATACAAGTTCTAATAAAAATAAGGAAGCAAGAGGCCAGGGAATCGCAAATATTATGGCATCTTTATTTGGTGGAATGGCAGGATGTGCCTTAGTTGGGCAATCTGTAATGAATACTGAAAATGGCGGCAAATCTAGATTATCAACCCTCTCCTCAGGTATCTCTCTACTAATTATGATCATCCTCTTGAAGTCTTGGATTGGAGCAATACCAATGGCTGCTTTAGTAGCAATCATGATAACGATCGCAATAAGTACAGCAGATATAAATGGATTAAAAAATATTAGAAAGATACCCAAAAGCGATACCTTAGTCATGCTTATGACTTTTGCAGTTACTATGCTTACAAAACCTCATAATCTTGCACTTGGAGTTATTGCAGGAGTTGCATTAGCTGCAATTCTTTTCAGCAGAAAAGTCGCAAAAGTTATAACTGTATTAAGATCAAAAGAAAATAATTTGACTACTTACAAAGTAAAAGGACAATTATTTTTTGTAAGTAAAATTTATTTTTTACAAGGATTTGATATTCATGAACATCCAGAAAAAATTGTAATTGATATGTCTTTAGCTCATATTTGGGATCAAAGTGGCGTTGTTGCTCTTGAGCAAATTATTAGAAAATTCCAGAATGGCGGTTCTAAAGTTGAAATTATAGGATTAAATAAAGAAAGTCTTAACTTATTTGAAAGACTAGGTGGGATGGAAAGCGCCCATTAA
- a CDS encoding homoserine O-succinyltransferase, with product MALIIPSNYHKISDVEKNHISWIEPELAKRQDIRPLRIGILNIMPLGKQYEFNLLHPLGLSPLQIEPVWIKLKTHSYKTWDLNHLNNLYITWEEANNPEPLDGIIITGAPIEHLAFEDVKYWDEFVKIVYEARNSCASTLGLCWAGFALAYLAGVDKKVFDKKLFGVFPLKSLVPGHPLMGTQDDEFICPQSRFAGLPDLEMEKAQKEGKLNLLAYGENVGYTIFESKDQKQLMHLGHPEYTVHRIISEIERDKEKGDVPAPENFDLKSSKTAWRSHRNLLFQQWLWFCYQQVSLN from the coding sequence TTGGCTTTAATAATTCCTAGTAACTATCACAAGATTAGTGATGTTGAAAAAAATCATATATCTTGGATCGAACCAGAATTGGCAAAAAGACAGGATATACGTCCTCTAAGGATTGGTATTTTAAATATCATGCCTCTTGGCAAGCAGTATGAATTTAATTTACTCCATCCACTTGGTTTATCTCCACTTCAGATTGAGCCAGTTTGGATAAAGCTTAAAACTCACTCTTATAAAACATGGGATCTTAATCATCTAAATAATCTATATATAACTTGGGAAGAAGCAAATAATCCAGAACCTTTAGATGGAATAATTATTACTGGAGCACCTATTGAGCACCTAGCCTTTGAGGATGTTAAGTATTGGGATGAATTTGTGAAAATTGTATATGAAGCTAGAAATTCTTGTGCAAGTACTCTTGGATTATGTTGGGCTGGCTTTGCGCTGGCTTATTTGGCAGGTGTTGATAAGAAAGTTTTTGATAAGAAATTATTTGGGGTATTCCCTTTAAAAAGTCTTGTTCCTGGACATCCTTTGATGGGGACACAAGATGATGAATTTATTTGTCCTCAAAGTAGATTTGCAGGATTACCAGATTTAGAGATGGAGAAGGCCCAAAAAGAAGGGAAATTGAATTTGTTAGCTTATGGAGAAAACGTGGGATATACAATATTTGAATCAAAAGATCAAAAACAACTTATGCATTTAGGTCATCCTGAATATACGGTGCATAGAATTATTAGTGAAATTGAAAGAGACAAAGAAAAGGGAGATGTTCCAGCTCCTGAAAATTTTGATCTAAAAAGTTCAAAAACCGCTTGGAGATCTCATAGGAATTTGCTTTTTCAGCAATGGCTTTGGTTTTGTTATCAGCAAGTTAGTCTTAATTAA
- a CDS encoding DUF2811 domain-containing protein, whose protein sequence is MDQISQTNLSDVNNEECSLNKVSLETELSETLYNTMKDFVLSNPTWDQYKLINSALATFLIQNGCTDNTVSEIYLNQLFTPSKSF, encoded by the coding sequence ATGGATCAAATCAGCCAAACAAATTTATCCGACGTGAATAACGAGGAATGCTCTTTAAATAAAGTCTCTTTAGAAACAGAGCTTTCAGAAACTCTCTATAACACTATGAAAGATTTCGTATTAAGTAACCCAACTTGGGATCAATATAAGCTTATAAATTCAGCATTAGCTACTTTTCTGATTCAAAACGGATGTACTGATAATACTGTTTCAGAGATTTATTTAAATCAACTATTTACTCCTTCTAAATCTTTTTAA
- a CDS encoding FAD-binding oxidoreductase, whose amino-acid sequence MKKNNNLLEIPNINSKDAKLKKLIYDVDDSLFNGNNYSKEKFEHICVCSGGTTSSCAKNGFTTLDLRKNYSKIHLDRESNLVTIGGGVIMGDLLNHLQKYNQSFPIGLSKLPGAGYILTGGVSPLSRAYGLAIDNIESIKGFLGNGTFISLKKNQINPEKQLIWEAVKGAAPFFSIITEIELKTIQSNPIKVIEGFVDINELTEIIKISEKFPENISLQWIYAQKIYIYVFAELKNNLNDKRTEEYLMLLEKFPALEKNFYKNFNNINFFPKELNLYELNANNHSEVISLLGEDLKNDIPIFIKCLNEIMDNKPNNSCYVASQQLGCKTKKLNHGSSFFVHRKSTWKPWIYASWKKNDLKEREVALDWIYKSWSNLKRFYPNIHLAQLHNHLNTHDEELTLAFGNRMNELKILKNIFDPQGILPPL is encoded by the coding sequence GTGAAAAAAAATAATAACCTGCTTGAAATTCCAAATATTAACTCAAAGGACGCAAAGTTAAAGAAATTAATTTATGACGTGGATGATTCCTTATTTAATGGGAATAATTATTCTAAGGAAAAATTCGAGCACATTTGCGTATGTAGTGGAGGGACAACCTCTAGCTGTGCAAAAAATGGTTTTACAACTCTTGATCTAAGAAAAAATTACAGCAAAATTCACCTAGATAGAGAAAGTAATTTAGTAACAATTGGAGGTGGAGTAATAATGGGGGATCTATTAAATCATTTACAAAAATATAATCAAAGTTTTCCAATCGGACTTTCTAAACTTCCTGGGGCAGGCTATATACTTACTGGTGGAGTAAGCCCACTTAGTAGAGCCTACGGATTAGCCATTGATAATATTGAATCAATAAAAGGTTTCTTGGGTAATGGCACATTTATCTCTTTAAAGAAAAATCAAATAAATCCAGAAAAACAATTGATTTGGGAAGCAGTTAAAGGCGCAGCACCCTTCTTCTCAATCATTACCGAAATAGAACTTAAGACTATCCAATCTAATCCAATTAAGGTTATTGAAGGATTTGTAGATATCAATGAACTTACAGAAATAATAAAAATATCAGAGAAATTTCCAGAAAATATTAGTCTTCAATGGATTTATGCCCAAAAAATTTACATATATGTTTTTGCTGAACTAAAAAATAATTTAAATGATAAAAGAACAGAAGAATACTTAATGCTTCTAGAAAAATTTCCTGCTCTAGAAAAAAATTTTTATAAGAACTTTAACAATATAAATTTCTTCCCAAAGGAATTGAATTTATACGAGCTGAATGCAAATAACCATTCTGAGGTAATTAGTCTTCTTGGGGAAGATTTAAAAAATGATATACCAATTTTCATAAAATGTTTAAATGAAATAATGGACAATAAACCTAATAATTCCTGTTATGTTGCTTCTCAACAATTAGGTTGCAAAACCAAAAAGTTAAATCATGGCTCAAGCTTTTTTGTTCATAGAAAAAGCACTTGGAAACCATGGATATATGCATCATGGAAAAAAAATGATCTTAAAGAAAGAGAAGTCGCTTTGGACTGGATTTATAAATCATGGAGTAACCTAAAAAGGTTTTATCCAAATATTCACTTAGCCCAATTGCATAATCATTTAAATACTCATGATGAAGAACTTACATTAGCATTTGGAAATAGAATGAATGAATTAAAAATTTTAAAGAATATTTTTGACCCACAAGGTATTTTGCCTCCTTTATGA
- the stpA gene encoding glucosylglycerol 3-phosphatase yields MEYMASNLKVQKQLISSENILIIQDIDGVCIPLVKDPMTRKLESRYIYAVKEFAEEFFVLTCGEHEGPRGVNRIIERSLKSTNEPKNKKLYLRGLAACGVEYQDNNGEISFEGVSEKELNFLSKVPSLIRPKFNFIVKNIFPELSQEDINFHAVKSICETRFSPTINFNSLFDLVHKDSDKRKLIQISFEKMMNEIILKAESEGLNNSFFLHISPNLGKKNGIETIKLSSKYDIGSTDIQLLIKGAVKDSGVLFLLNKFIANKTGKAPFGSNFNFRDSPNSIKEKIDLCKRTIQIEDMPIIIGVGDTVTSKKHNGEKSYLRGGSDRSFLEFIQILGNEFGINNKIIFVDSSSGEVERPSTKKTGLIGISDDFDNLKFDIVFKDGPKEYISWFIELASKRSNFRKDS; encoded by the coding sequence ATGGAATATATGGCAAGTAATTTAAAGGTACAAAAACAATTAATTTCTTCTGAAAATATCTTAATTATTCAAGACATTGACGGAGTTTGTATCCCTTTAGTTAAAGACCCAATGACTAGAAAATTAGAATCAAGATATATCTATGCAGTAAAAGAATTTGCCGAGGAATTCTTTGTATTAACTTGCGGGGAACATGAAGGTCCAAGAGGGGTTAACAGAATAATTGAAAGGAGTTTAAAGAGCACTAATGAGCCTAAAAACAAAAAACTATATTTGCGAGGTTTAGCAGCCTGTGGAGTAGAGTATCAAGACAACAATGGTGAAATAAGTTTCGAAGGAGTCTCAGAAAAAGAACTAAATTTTTTATCTAAAGTACCTAGTTTAATAAGACCTAAATTTAATTTCATAGTTAAGAATATTTTCCCTGAACTTAGCCAAGAAGATATCAATTTTCACGCAGTAAAATCAATATGTGAAACACGCTTCTCGCCAACGATTAATTTCAATAGTCTATTTGATTTAGTTCACAAAGATTCTGATAAAAGAAAGCTTATTCAAATTAGTTTTGAAAAAATGATGAATGAAATCATCTTAAAAGCTGAGTCGGAAGGCCTCAATAACTCATTTTTCCTTCATATTTCGCCAAATTTAGGAAAAAAAAATGGTATAGAAACAATTAAACTTTCTTCTAAATATGATATTGGATCAACAGACATACAACTACTTATAAAAGGAGCAGTTAAAGATTCTGGAGTTTTATTTCTTTTAAATAAATTTATTGCGAATAAAACTGGTAAAGCTCCTTTTGGAAGTAATTTTAATTTTAGAGACTCTCCAAATTCTATTAAGGAAAAAATTGATTTATGCAAAAGAACTATTCAAATAGAAGATATGCCTATAATTATAGGAGTTGGTGACACAGTAACCTCCAAAAAACATAATGGTGAAAAAAGTTATTTAAGAGGAGGAAGTGACAGGTCTTTTCTGGAATTTATACAAATATTAGGTAATGAATTTGGGATTAATAATAAAATAATTTTTGTAGATAGTAGTTCTGGTGAAGTTGAAAGGCCCTCTACAAAAAAAACTGGTTTAATAGGGATCAGTGATGATTTTGACAACTTAAAGTTTGACATAGTTTTTAAAGATGGTCCCAAAGAATATATAAGTTGGTTTATTGAACTTGCTAGTAAGAGATCAAACTTTAGAAAAGATAGTTGA